Part of the Desulfobaccales bacterium genome, TATTCGGCCTTCTGCCTCAGTACCGTTTTGACCCGGGCCAGGTCTTTTCTGGCCTGTCCCAGCCGGGCGGTGTTATCCAGTTGCTGCCGGCTATGTTGAAAGTTCAGGTTGAAGAGCTCTTCCGAGACCTCTTTCAACTTGGCCTGCAACTCCTCGTTAGTCAAATCGCGCAAATCCGCGGCCTTCATATGCTCGCCTCCACCACCGGCTGCTCTTTCACCAGTTGCTCTTTTTCCACAAACTTGGTGGGCAGCGGCAGTTTATGGGAGGCCAGGCGCATGGCTTCTTTGGCCGTTTCACGGTCAACCCCCGCCATCTCGTAGAGGATGAGCCCGGGCCGGATTACTGCAACCCAACCTTCCGGACCGCCCTTCCCTTTCCCCATGCGGGTTTCCGCCGGTTTCTTGGTAAAGGGTTTATCCGGAAAAACCCGGATCCAAATCTGGCCGCCGCGCTTGACGTGCCGGGTGATGGCGATACGGGCCGCCTCGATCTGTTGGGCCGTAATCCAGCCGCATTCCTCGGCCATGAGGCCAAATTCCCCGAAGGCGATATAGTTGCCTCGGGTGGCCTTGCCCCGACGCCGGCCCCGCATGACTTTCCGATGTTTAACCCGTTTTGGTGCTAACATTGCTCTTTCCTTTCCCACCCCCCTTACCTAAAGGGAGATAGGGGGAATTAATTTCGTCTTGCGTACTGCGCCTTCTGATTTCCAGTGGAACCTCGGCTTTCGTTTCTAACCTAAACCCTGCCCCCTGAAACCTGAAACCCGCAGTTATAATCCCATGCCTTCTTCGATGCTCAGGACTTCGCCGTGGAAGATCCAGGTCTTAACCCCGATGATCCCGTAGGTCGTCTTGGCTTCGGCAAATCCGTAATCGATGAGAGCCCGCAGGGTGTGCAGCGGCACCCGGCCTTCCCGGTACCATTCCTGCCGGGCGATTTCCGCGCCGGCCAAACGGCCCTTGCAGCGGATCTTGATGCCCTTGGCCCCGAACTTCAAGGCCTGGCCCACCGACTTCTTCATGGCCCGGCGGAAGGAGACCCGGCGCTCCAACTGTTGGGCGATGTTTTCCGCCACCAGTTGGGCATTGATCTCGGGTTTCCGCACCTCGTGCACGTCGATGACCAGGTCCCGGCCCACCAATTTTTCCAGGCGGCGGCGCAGGTCTTCGATTTTCTTGCCTTTTTGGCCGATAACCATGCCCGGCCGGGAAGTATGGATCTTAATGGTCAGCTTGTTGGCCGCCCGTTTGATATCCAGTCCGGCGATCCCCGACCCTTTGAGGTCCTTGTCGGCTCTGATGAAATCCCGGATCCTGCGATCCTCCAACACCAGGGATGCAAAATCCTTCCGAGCGAACCAAACGGAATCCCATTTGCGATAGCTCCCCAGACGGAATCCTATGGGGTGAACTTTCTGGCCCAATCCACGCCTCCTTAATTATACCGTTCCCAGTTCCCAGCCGTCAGTTGACAGACACTGACAACTGGCCACTGACCACTGATCACTAATCATTTCCCGGTCCCTTCCTGCAGGACCACGGTGATATGGCTGCTCCGTTTGAGGATGCGGTTAACCCGTCCCATGGCCCGCGCTTGGAAGCGCTTCAGGGAAGGGCCGCCGTCCACCTGGACGCCTTTGATTACCAGGGTATCCACGTCAATCTGGGGCCGCTGCTCGGCATTGGCCACCGCGGACATTACCACCTTGCGCACCAACCGCGCCCCCCGTTGCGGCATAAATTGGAGCATGGCCAGGGCCTCTTCCACCTTCTTGCCGGGGAGAGTCCGTGCCACCAGCCGCAGCTTGGTGGGCGATATGCGCAGATATTTGGCGCTCGCCTTGACATCCATGGCTACTTTTTACTCACTTTGGTTTTGCGGTCGCCGGCGTGGCCCCCGAAATGCCGGGTGGGCGAAAACTCGCCTAACTTGTGCCCCACCATATTTTCGGTGACGTATACCGGAATAAACTTTTTGCCGTTATGGACCGCCATGGTTAATCCGATAAATTCCGGAGTAATAGTCGACCGCCGCGACCAGGTCTTGATCACTTTGCGGTCCTGGGTCTCCCTGGCCTTATACACCTTGGCCTGGAGGCTATCCTGCACGTAAGGTCCCTTTTTTAATGAACGGGCCACGATCTTCCCCTCTACTTCTTCGACCGGTGTTT contains:
- the rpmC gene encoding 50S ribosomal protein L29, whose protein sequence is MKAADLRDLTNEELQAKLKEVSEELFNLNFQHSRQQLDNTARLGQARKDLARVKTVLRQKAE
- the rplP gene encoding 50S ribosomal protein L16 translates to MLAPKRVKHRKVMRGRRRGKATRGNYIAFGEFGLMAEECGWITAQQIEAARIAITRHVKRGGQIWIRVFPDKPFTKKPAETRMGKGKGGPEGWVAVIRPGLILYEMAGVDRETAKEAMRLASHKLPLPTKFVEKEQLVKEQPVVEASI
- the rpsC gene encoding 30S ribosomal protein S3, whose protein sequence is MGQKVHPIGFRLGSYRKWDSVWFARKDFASLVLEDRRIRDFIRADKDLKGSGIAGLDIKRAANKLTIKIHTSRPGMVIGQKGKKIEDLRRRLEKLVGRDLVIDVHEVRKPEINAQLVAENIAQQLERRVSFRRAMKKSVGQALKFGAKGIKIRCKGRLAGAEIARQEWYREGRVPLHTLRALIDYGFAEAKTTYGIIGVKTWIFHGEVLSIEEGMGL
- the rplV gene encoding 50S ribosomal protein L22; protein product: MDVKASAKYLRISPTKLRLVARTLPGKKVEEALAMLQFMPQRGARLVRKVVMSAVANAEQRPQIDVDTLVIKGVQVDGGPSLKRFQARAMGRVNRILKRSSHITVVLQEGTGK
- the rpsS gene encoding 30S ribosomal protein S19, which codes for MARSLKKGPYVQDSLQAKVYKARETQDRKVIKTWSRRSTITPEFIGLTMAVHNGKKFIPVYVTENMVGHKLGEFSPTRHFGGHAGDRKTKVSKK